One Burkholderia sp. PAMC 26561 genomic window carries:
- a CDS encoding aldehyde dehydrogenase family protein, protein MNQFDPETIKIPRGHFIGGELFDEGDERIDVARPSDGVVYASIPIANAAMVDRAVENAWQAYQTSDWARIAPRERAAVLRRFADLIVKDVEYLAPLESLGSTRPIRDSTAWDIPFTAEGFRFYAEFADKVGGEVIATDQDHLGMTIAEPYGVIGAIAPWNFPLVMASWKLAPALAAGNAVVLKPSEMTPFSAIRLAELAVKAGIPKGIFNVVQGNGRTTGDALVRHPKVAKVTFTGSTKTGAAIMSACAESGTKPVTLELGGKSPQIVFADAPRLDDVARRIAGAISANAGQVCVAGSRLIVERSIAQSLADRIASQFALLKAGNTWSSETTLAPIISEPQIARIESIVDRTKASGASVQCGGFRVSNQGAGTFFMPTLLTNVTPSSEAVTDEIFGPVLTLQVFDKDEEALSLAQHPEYGLAAGVHTADIGRALRFVRRLEAGTVWLNRYGRTSDFMIPTGGYKRSGIGKDLGRQAYEANLRFKSVLIDMRE, encoded by the coding sequence ATGAATCAGTTCGACCCAGAAACCATCAAAATTCCGCGTGGACACTTCATCGGAGGTGAACTCTTTGATGAGGGGGACGAGCGAATTGACGTCGCTCGACCATCTGACGGCGTTGTGTATGCGTCCATTCCCATCGCAAATGCTGCGATGGTCGACCGAGCCGTTGAGAATGCGTGGCAGGCATATCAAACGAGCGATTGGGCGCGCATTGCGCCACGAGAGCGCGCAGCAGTCCTACGGCGATTTGCTGACCTCATTGTTAAGGACGTGGAGTATCTGGCGCCCCTGGAGTCGCTCGGGTCGACGCGTCCGATACGCGATTCCACCGCGTGGGACATCCCCTTCACTGCCGAAGGTTTTCGCTTCTACGCAGAGTTTGCGGACAAGGTCGGCGGAGAGGTTATTGCAACGGACCAAGACCATCTTGGGATGACGATTGCCGAGCCGTACGGTGTGATTGGAGCAATCGCCCCGTGGAATTTTCCGCTAGTCATGGCGTCTTGGAAGCTCGCTCCCGCATTGGCCGCAGGTAACGCAGTGGTGTTAAAGCCGTCGGAGATGACCCCTTTTTCCGCGATTCGGCTGGCGGAGCTCGCCGTGAAGGCAGGCATCCCAAAGGGTATCTTCAACGTTGTCCAGGGCAATGGTCGCACTACAGGTGACGCACTGGTGCGGCATCCGAAGGTAGCGAAAGTGACGTTCACCGGCTCTACAAAGACCGGTGCGGCAATCATGTCTGCGTGCGCCGAATCGGGAACGAAGCCGGTCACGTTGGAGCTCGGCGGAAAAAGTCCTCAAATCGTATTCGCCGATGCACCCCGACTCGATGACGTTGCTCGTCGGATTGCGGGTGCAATCTCGGCGAACGCTGGACAAGTCTGTGTTGCGGGGTCGCGACTTATCGTGGAGCGTTCTATCGCCCAGTCTCTTGCCGACCGAATTGCTTCACAGTTTGCGCTATTGAAAGCCGGCAATACCTGGTCGTCAGAAACGACACTCGCCCCCATCATCTCCGAACCACAAATCGCGCGTATCGAATCGATTGTCGACCGGACGAAAGCGTCGGGCGCATCGGTTCAGTGCGGCGGCTTCCGTGTGTCAAATCAGGGTGCTGGTACGTTTTTTATGCCGACCCTGCTGACTAACGTAACGCCTTCTTCGGAAGCGGTGACGGACGAAATTTTCGGGCCCGTTCTGACGCTGCAGGTGTTCGATAAAGACGAGGAAGCCCTGTCACTAGCGCAGCACCCGGAATACGGTCTGGCAGCGGGGGTGCACACGGCAGACATTGGTCGAGCACTTCGGTTTGTGCGCCGGCTGGAGGCGGGAACCGTGTGGTTGAATCGCTACGGACGCACTTCCGACTTCATGATTCCCACAGGCGGTTACAAACGTTCCGGTATCGGAAAGGACCTTGGACGACAGGCGTACGAGGCAAACCTTCGGTTCAAAAGCGTGTTGATAGATATGCGTGAGTGA